From Firmicutes bacterium HGW-Firmicutes-1, one genomic window encodes:
- a CDS encoding tRNA (N(6)-L-threonylcarbamoyladenosine(37)-C(2))-methylthiotransferase MtaB, whose product MLKVSFHTLGCKVNQYETDAIMELFQQRGYEVVDFHESADICIINTCTVTNIADKKSRKMLSKGKSLNPSAIVVAMGCYAQMAENKLRDKEEIDLIIGNTKKNQVVDVVEDYIREHKKISLIEDMRHDVPYEEMWISKIEDKKRAHIKIQDGCNQFCSYCIIPFTRGRVRSRKPENVVKEVTQLVGKGYKEIVLTGIHLASYGLELPDYKLIDLLIELNDIKGLDRIRLGSLEPTLMTEDFIAKMAILKKICPHFHLSLQSGCDDILSRMNRHYDTKVYYESVLNLRKVYNKPAITTDIIVGFPGETDEEFQQTVEFVLKVGFADIHVFKYSPREGTKAAIMKQQIKEEMKNDRSKKLMTVRDELHDQYLKQFIGSIVEVIFEDTLEINGKEFYIGHASNYSKIIVDKTNDKLENRLLEVQIVEVINDFLKGEIE is encoded by the coding sequence ATGCTAAAGGTGAGTTTTCACACATTGGGCTGTAAGGTGAATCAATATGAGACAGATGCGATCATGGAATTGTTTCAACAAAGAGGATACGAAGTTGTTGATTTTCATGAGTCAGCAGATATTTGTATCATCAATACATGTACAGTGACTAATATTGCGGATAAGAAGTCAAGAAAGATGTTATCTAAGGGTAAATCGTTAAATCCAAGTGCAATTGTAGTTGCTATGGGGTGTTATGCTCAAATGGCTGAAAATAAATTGCGAGATAAAGAAGAAATTGATTTGATTATTGGAAATACGAAAAAGAATCAAGTAGTTGATGTTGTAGAAGACTATATTCGGGAACATAAAAAGATTAGCCTAATAGAAGATATGAGGCATGATGTTCCTTATGAGGAAATGTGGATTAGTAAAATAGAGGATAAAAAGAGAGCTCATATTAAGATTCAAGATGGATGTAATCAATTTTGTTCTTATTGTATTATTCCATTTACAAGAGGTAGGGTAAGAAGTCGAAAACCAGAAAATGTGGTTAAAGAAGTGACTCAACTTGTTGGTAAAGGCTATAAAGAAATCGTTCTTACAGGTATTCATTTAGCTTCCTATGGATTAGAACTACCAGATTATAAATTAATTGATTTGTTAATAGAGTTAAATGATATCAAGGGCTTAGATAGAATCAGATTAGGTTCCTTAGAGCCAACTTTAATGACAGAAGACTTTATTGCTAAAATGGCCATACTAAAGAAGATATGTCCACATTTTCATTTATCCTTACAAAGTGGTTGCGATGACATATTAAGTAGGATGAATAGGCATTATGACACTAAGGTATATTACGAATCTGTATTAAATTTAAGGAAGGTATATAATAAGCCAGCGATTACTACAGATATCATTGTTGGATTTCCAGGAGAAACAGATGAGGAGTTTCAACAAACAGTTGAATTTGTACTGAAAGTTGGATTTGCCGATATTCATGTTTTCAAGTATTCTCCAAGAGAAGGAACGAAGGCAGCCATTATGAAGCAACAGATTAAGGAAGAAATGAAGAATGATAGAAGTAAAAAGCTGATGACCGTTCGAGACGAGTTGCATGATCAGTATTTAAAACAATTTATTGGAAGTATAGTTGAAGTTATTTTTGAAGATACTTTAGAGATTAATGGAAAAGAATTCTATATAGGGCATGCTTCAAATTATTCAAAAATTATAGTTGATAAGACGAATGACAAACTTGAAAATAGATTGTTAGAGGTACAAATTGTGGAAGTTATTAATGATTTTCTGAAAGGTGAAATAGAATAA
- the sigK gene encoding RNA polymerase sporulation sigma factor SigK translates to MLDFISLIRPSCYYVTNQTFPKPLKAQEETDCLIKCKQGDNEAKNMLIERNLRLVAHVVKKFNTPNRDMDDLISIGTIGLIKAINSYDVDKGTRLATYASRCIENEILMMLRNERKFIKEVSLQEPIGVDKEGNEISLMDVFEGHDESIIDQVDLTMKIKDLYDKIKCTLKKREKLVLELRYGLNDRPEKTQREIAHMLGISRSYVSRIEKKALAKLKNELHQE, encoded by the coding sequence TTGCTTGATTTTATTTCTTTGATTCGACCAAGTTGTTATTACGTTACGAATCAAACCTTCCCAAAACCATTAAAAGCACAAGAAGAAACCGACTGCTTAATTAAATGTAAGCAAGGTGATAATGAAGCAAAAAACATGCTAATAGAAAGAAATTTAAGACTAGTAGCACATGTAGTTAAAAAGTTCAACACGCCCAACAGAGATATGGATGATTTGATTTCAATTGGTACAATTGGCCTCATTAAAGCCATCAACTCCTATGATGTAGATAAAGGAACAAGACTAGCAACTTATGCATCAAGATGCATTGAAAATGAAATATTGATGATGCTTAGGAATGAAAGAAAATTCATTAAAGAAGTTTCATTACAAGAACCAATCGGTGTTGATAAGGAAGGTAATGAAATTAGTTTAATGGATGTTTTTGAAGGGCATGATGAAAGTATTATCGATCAAGTTGATTTAACGATGAAAATCAAAGATCTATATGATAAAATCAAGTGTACCCTGAAAAAACGCGAAAAGCTAGTACTTGAGCTCAGATATGGTTTGAATGATAGGCCAGAAAAAACGCAACGAGAAATCGCTCATATGCTAGGAATTTCAAGATCTTATGTATCAAGAATTGAAAAAAAAGCATTGGCAAAGTTGAAAAATGAGCTTCATCAAGAGTGA
- a CDS encoding Holliday junction resolvase RuvX, with protein MRTLGLDYGSKTCGVAISDPFGWTAQGLETITRKNEKDLVSTINRLKEIITGYSIDTIVLGLPKNMNNTEGERVEKTLVFKRRLEREFGINVLTWDERLSTMGAQRLLIEADVHKKKHKKVIDKMAAVFILQGYLDANQ; from the coding sequence ATGAGAACACTAGGATTAGATTATGGTAGTAAAACATGCGGAGTGGCTATAAGTGATCCTTTTGGTTGGACAGCGCAGGGACTTGAAACGATAACACGAAAAAATGAAAAAGATTTGGTTAGTACGATCAATAGATTAAAAGAGATCATAACGGGATATAGTATAGATACAATCGTGTTAGGATTACCAAAGAACATGAACAACACAGAAGGCGAACGTGTAGAAAAGACTTTAGTTTTTAAACGAAGATTAGAGCGAGAATTCGGAATTAATGTACTTACTTGGGACGAAAGATTGAGTACTATGGGTGCTCAAAGACTGTTAATTGAAGCAGATGTTCACAAGAAAAAACATAAAAAGGTTATTGATAAAATGGCAGCGGTATTTATCTTACAAGGCTATCTTGATGCGAATCAATAA
- a CDS encoding peptidase U32, which yields MKKPELLIPAGSLENLIIAVKYGADAVYIGGEEFGLRAKAKNFTMEDMKEGIRYAHENGVKVYVTANIIAHNDDLEGVLEYFRQLKEIKPDGLIVADPGILDIARAEIPEIEIHLSTQANNTNYAALNFWHKQGVKRVVVARELSFKEITTIRLRTPKDLDLEAFVHGAMCISYSGRCLLSNYMTERDANKGECTHPCRWTYNLVEETRPGEYMPVYENERGTYIYNSKDLCMIEYIGELMKSGIHSFKIEGRMKTQLYVATVTRAYRQAIDDYLKDPELYKRNLPHYLEEVKKCSHRNFTTGFYLDKPAGAEQIYNTNTYIRNYTYVGKVLDYIKEEGIAIIEQRNKFVVGDELEIMKSDGRNSIITVQAISDMDGNSQQEAPHPKQILKIPVNIEVEKDEIIRKKE from the coding sequence ATGAAAAAACCTGAACTATTAATTCCAGCAGGAAGCTTGGAAAACTTAATTATTGCGGTTAAGTATGGTGCAGATGCAGTATATATCGGTGGAGAAGAGTTCGGACTTCGTGCAAAAGCTAAAAACTTTACAATGGAAGATATGAAAGAGGGCATAAGATATGCCCATGAGAATGGAGTAAAGGTATATGTTACTGCAAATATTATTGCTCATAATGATGATCTTGAAGGGGTTCTGGAATATTTTAGACAATTAAAAGAAATAAAACCAGATGGCTTAATTGTTGCTGATCCTGGTATTTTAGATATAGCAAGAGCTGAAATTCCAGAGATTGAAATTCACTTAAGTACCCAAGCCAATAATACAAATTATGCAGCATTGAATTTTTGGCATAAACAAGGTGTAAAAAGAGTAGTTGTGGCAAGAGAATTGTCTTTTAAGGAAATCACTACGATTAGATTAAGAACTCCTAAGGATTTAGATCTAGAAGCCTTTGTACATGGTGCAATGTGCATTTCCTATTCTGGAAGATGTTTGTTGAGCAACTATATGACAGAGAGAGATGCCAATAAAGGAGAATGTACACATCCTTGTAGATGGACCTATAACCTTGTTGAAGAAACAAGGCCAGGGGAATATATGCCAGTATATGAAAATGAAAGGGGTACCTATATTTATAATTCTAAGGATTTATGTATGATTGAATACATTGGTGAATTAATGAAGTCTGGTATTCATAGCTTCAAAATAGAAGGTAGAATGAAAACGCAACTTTATGTAGCTACGGTAACAAGGGCGTACCGACAAGCAATAGATGATTATTTAAAAGACCCAGAACTGTATAAAAGAAACTTACCTCACTATTTAGAAGAAGTTAAAAAATGTAGCCATAGAAATTTCACTACTGGATTTTATTTGGACAAACCAGCTGGTGCTGAACAAATATATAATACAAACACGTATATTAGAAATTATACCTACGTTGGCAAGGTATTAGACTATATTAAAGAAGAGGGAATTGCTATTATCGAACAAAGGAATAAATTTGTTGTAGGTGATGAACTTGAAATCATGAAGAGTGATGGGCGAAATAGCATTATTACTGTTCAAGCTATCAGTGATATGGATGGAAATTCTCAACAAGAAGCACCTCATCCAAAGCAAATCCTAAAAATCCCAGTTAATATTGAAGTTGAGAAGGACGAAATAATAAGAAAAAAAGAATAA
- a CDS encoding DUF1292 domain-containing protein yields MDTIKFVFDETNEEVIFAVIGSVEYNEEVYLMVVEEEELENDDMTAYILKATEVDEEEVIYEIVDDEEELDAVTELFEDVLDNFEIDQED; encoded by the coding sequence ATGGATACGATAAAATTTGTGTTTGATGAAACGAATGAAGAAGTTATTTTTGCTGTCATCGGAAGTGTAGAATATAACGAAGAAGTTTATTTAATGGTAGTGGAAGAAGAAGAGTTAGAAAATGACGATATGACAGCATATATTCTTAAAGCAACTGAAGTTGACGAGGAAGAAGTGATTTATGAGATTGTAGATGATGAAGAAGAGCTTGATGCTGTTACTGAATTGTTTGAGGACGTTCTTGATAATTTTGAAATCGATCAAGAAGATTAA
- a CDS encoding type IV pili twitching motility protein PilT: protein MISMEELLREAKDRKASDLHITVGVPPILRINGDLQYLDQERLMPDMTSVIVESIMSSKQKEHFDEYGEVDFSFSIASIGRFRVNAFRQRGSVAAALRLVDSEIPDPVKLGLPPSIIDLYTKKRGLILVTGPTGSGKSTTLASLIGQINKTRKCHVITLEDPIEYLHAHNKSIVNQREMGLDSMSYSNALRAALRQDPDVILVGEMRDLETISIAVTAAETGHLVLSTLHTTGAVSTIDRVIDVFPPHQQQQIRIQLAAVLQAVVSQQLVPTKDNKGRVAAFEILHINQAVRNLIREQKTHQILSIMQTNKRMGMQTMDDALLDLMRMDNITKEQALIFAADPGGIERRLV from the coding sequence ATGATATCAATGGAAGAGCTACTTAGAGAAGCAAAAGATAGAAAAGCATCGGATTTGCATATTACAGTTGGGGTGCCGCCCATTCTAAGAATTAATGGTGACCTTCAATATCTAGATCAAGAACGTTTAATGCCAGATATGACAAGCGTTATAGTTGAATCTATTATGAGCTCTAAACAAAAAGAGCACTTTGATGAATATGGTGAAGTCGACTTTTCTTTTTCAATAGCATCTATTGGTCGATTTCGTGTAAATGCTTTTCGACAAAGAGGTTCAGTGGCTGCGGCATTACGTCTAGTAGATTCTGAAATTCCAGATCCTGTAAAATTAGGTTTGCCACCATCTATCATTGATTTGTATACTAAAAAAAGAGGACTTATTCTAGTAACAGGTCCAACAGGAAGTGGTAAATCGACCACACTTGCTTCCCTTATTGGACAAATTAATAAGACAAGAAAATGTCACGTTATTACACTAGAAGATCCTATAGAATATTTACATGCACATAATAAAAGTATTGTTAATCAAAGAGAAATGGGCCTTGACTCGATGAGCTATTCCAATGCACTTAGAGCTGCCCTAAGACAAGACCCAGATGTTATTTTAGTTGGTGAAATGAGAGACCTTGAAACGATTTCAATTGCAGTAACTGCAGCTGAAACAGGCCATCTAGTATTGTCAACATTACATACTACTGGAGCTGTTAGTACGATAGACCGTGTTATAGACGTTTTCCCGCCTCATCAACAACAACAAATAAGAATTCAATTAGCGGCAGTGCTTCAAGCAGTGGTTTCTCAACAGCTTGTTCCAACTAAGGATAATAAGGGTAGGGTTGCAGCATTTGAAATTCTACATATTAATCAAGCGGTTAGAAACCTTATTCGTGAGCAAAAAACACATCAGATTTTGTCGATTATGCAAACAAATAAACGAATGGGTATGCAAACTATGGATGATGCCTTATTAGATTTAATGAGAATGGATAACATAACAAAAGAGCAAGCCCTTATATTTGCAGCAGATCCTGGTGGAATTGAGAGAAGATTGGTGTAA
- a CDS encoding ribonuclease J, which yields MNITAFEYEDDIVVVDCGIAFPEDEMLGIDLVIPDITYLKRNAAKVRGIMLTHGHEDHIGALPYVLKDLNVPIYGTRLTIGLVENKLKEHNILKTTTRKCVSPGDTVEFSSNIKIECIGTNHSISDALALAIHTPAGVVVHSGDFKIDYTPIHGSPIDLQKFAELGKKGVLLLMADSTNAERKGYTQSESSVGKAFDEIFSETLENRIIVTTFASNVDRVQQIVNSAEKFNRKVVVEGRSMVNVCSTAMELGYLKVPEGMMISAEEMINHDPSQIVIITTGSQGEPMAALSRIAASTHRKIQIQKGDKVILSSKAIPGNEKTVSRVINELFRKGADVIFDYAHVSGHACQEELKILHNLVRPKFFIPVHGEYRHLKKHAELAEQMGMKPENIFILSSGDVLEVDNDRAAITGRVPVSQILVDGLGVGDVGNIVLRDRQKLSQDGLIIVVITLKKITGEVLAGPDIVSRGFVYVRESGDLMVEAKEIVKGSLNNCTKRNINDWSKMKNVVKEELNEYLWQQIKRSPMILPIIMEV from the coding sequence ATGAATATAACAGCTTTTGAGTACGAGGACGATATCGTAGTCGTAGATTGTGGTATTGCTTTCCCAGAAGACGAAATGCTTGGGATTGATCTTGTGATACCAGATATTACGTATTTAAAGCGAAACGCAGCAAAAGTTAGAGGTATTATGTTAACTCATGGGCATGAAGATCACATAGGTGCACTGCCTTATGTGTTGAAGGATTTAAATGTGCCTATTTATGGTACACGCCTAACAATTGGACTTGTTGAGAACAAGTTAAAAGAACATAATATTCTTAAAACAACAACAAGAAAGTGTGTTTCCCCAGGAGATACAGTAGAATTTAGTAGTAATATAAAAATAGAATGCATAGGGACAAACCATAGTATATCAGATGCTCTTGCACTTGCAATTCATACACCTGCAGGCGTAGTAGTTCATAGTGGTGATTTTAAAATTGATTATACACCGATTCATGGATCCCCAATTGATCTTCAAAAATTTGCAGAGCTTGGGAAAAAAGGCGTTTTGTTGTTAATGGCAGACAGTACCAATGCAGAAAGAAAAGGCTATACGCAGTCTGAAAGCTCAGTAGGAAAAGCCTTTGACGAAATTTTCTCGGAAACCTTAGAAAATAGAATCATAGTAACAACCTTTGCTTCCAATGTTGATAGAGTTCAACAAATAGTGAACTCTGCTGAAAAATTTAATAGAAAAGTTGTTGTTGAAGGCAGAAGCATGGTAAATGTTTGCAGTACAGCTATGGAGCTTGGGTACTTAAAGGTTCCAGAGGGTATGATGATTTCTGCAGAAGAAATGATAAATCATGATCCTAGCCAAATTGTTATTATTACTACAGGAAGTCAAGGTGAGCCAATGGCTGCATTGTCAAGAATTGCAGCATCTACTCACAGAAAGATACAGATACAAAAGGGTGACAAGGTAATCTTAAGCTCGAAAGCTATTCCTGGAAATGAAAAAACAGTTTCTAGAGTAATTAATGAATTGTTTAGAAAAGGTGCTGACGTAATATTTGATTACGCCCATGTTTCAGGACATGCATGCCAAGAAGAGCTCAAGATCCTTCATAATTTAGTGCGTCCAAAGTTTTTTATTCCAGTACATGGTGAATATAGACATCTCAAAAAGCATGCAGAATTAGCTGAGCAAATGGGAATGAAACCAGAAAATATTTTCATCTTATCATCAGGCGATGTGCTTGAAGTAGATAATGATCGCGCAGCAATTACTGGACGAGTACCAGTTAGTCAAATACTAGTAGATGGTTTGGGCGTTGGAGACGTAGGTAATATTGTACTACGCGATCGTCAGAAATTGTCACAAGATGGGTTGATTATAGTTGTTATTACACTTAAGAAGATTACCGGCGAAGTATTAGCAGGTCCAGATATAGTATCAAGAGGTTTTGTGTATGTACGAGAATCTGGTGATTTGATGGTAGAAGCCAAAGAAATAGTAAAAGGATCACTTAATAATTGTACAAAGAGAAATATAAACGATTGGTCTAAAATGAAAAATGTTGTCAAAGAAGAGTTAAATGAATATTTATGGCAACAAATAAAAAGAAGCCCAATGATATTACCAATTATTATGGAAGTATAG
- a CDS encoding type II secretion system protein GspE, with amino-acid sequence MRQHGLNKKLRLGDLLVQYGIISDDQLNEALKIQKDTGSRIGEALIQLGFVTKQSINEVLEYQLGIPYIHIEEYEIDANATKTITEDMARKNILIPVKQTDTEVYVAMADPLNIFAIDDVKIYSGKEVVPLLAEEVNILRAIEMYYGSQKAMLAAEQFKQERALDLDKEINEDEIEGDMLKSAPIVKLVNTMMEQSVRHRASDIHIEPYEKIIRVRFRVDGRLQQMYEYDTSLLSAIVARIKIIGGMDIAEKRKPQDGRISIVVDKKEYDVRVSSLPTVYGEKVVMRVNSKEGFNKGKAQLGFFPDDLEKFEGILSNPYGIILVTGPTGSGKSTTLYTSLNEINKEDINIVTVEDPVESQIKGINQVHVNPKAGLTFASALRSILRQDPDVIMIGEIRDTETAEIAVKASITGHLVVSTLHTNDAPSSITRLIDMGVEPFLIGASVVGVIAQRLVRKLCPRCKKRMIASESDKKILGISSDEPIEIFGKIGCHICNEAGYSGRIGVYEIMPITEKIRESINNEGTADDIKRIALAEGLNTLKSNATRLVLNGTTTVEEMVRIAYGNE; translated from the coding sequence TTGAGACAGCATGGTCTTAACAAAAAGCTTAGACTAGGTGATTTGCTTGTACAATATGGAATAATCTCGGATGATCAGTTAAATGAGGCATTAAAAATACAAAAAGATACAGGGTCAAGAATTGGTGAAGCCCTCATTCAATTGGGTTTTGTAACGAAACAAAGTATCAATGAAGTATTAGAATACCAATTGGGGATTCCTTATATTCACATTGAAGAATATGAGATTGATGCGAATGCTACAAAAACAATTACAGAAGATATGGCAAGAAAAAACATATTGATTCCTGTGAAGCAAACAGATACAGAGGTTTATGTTGCAATGGCAGACCCTCTTAATATTTTTGCAATTGATGATGTAAAAATTTATTCTGGCAAAGAGGTTGTTCCTCTACTAGCAGAAGAAGTGAATATATTACGAGCAATAGAAATGTACTATGGGTCACAAAAGGCTATGCTCGCAGCTGAACAGTTTAAGCAAGAGCGCGCACTAGACTTAGATAAAGAGATTAATGAAGATGAAATAGAAGGGGACATGCTTAAAAGCGCCCCAATCGTTAAATTAGTAAATACAATGATGGAGCAATCAGTAAGACATAGAGCTTCGGATATTCACATAGAGCCTTATGAGAAGATCATTAGAGTAAGGTTTAGAGTAGATGGTAGACTGCAGCAGATGTATGAATATGATACCTCTTTACTCAGTGCAATTGTTGCGAGAATCAAAATAATCGGTGGCATGGACATAGCTGAAAAGAGAAAACCACAAGATGGTAGAATCTCAATCGTAGTAGATAAAAAGGAATATGATGTTCGTGTTTCTTCTTTACCTACTGTTTATGGTGAAAAGGTTGTTATGCGTGTAAATAGTAAGGAAGGCTTTAATAAAGGGAAAGCTCAATTAGGTTTTTTTCCTGATGATTTAGAAAAATTTGAAGGCATATTGTCAAATCCATATGGAATTATTTTGGTTACAGGTCCAACTGGTAGTGGTAAATCGACAACACTATATACATCCCTTAATGAGATTAATAAAGAGGATATAAATATTGTAACGGTAGAAGATCCAGTAGAGTCACAAATAAAAGGTATCAATCAGGTTCACGTTAATCCTAAGGCAGGACTTACCTTTGCATCGGCACTTCGATCAATTTTACGACAAGATCCTGATGTAATTATGATTGGTGAGATTAGAGATACTGAAACTGCAGAAATAGCTGTAAAGGCTTCTATTACAGGACATCTTGTTGTAAGTACTCTGCATACGAATGATGCACCTAGCTCTATAACTAGATTAATTGACATGGGTGTTGAACCTTTCTTAATAGGTGCTTCTGTTGTAGGCGTTATTGCTCAAAGACTTGTGAGAAAGCTATGTCCAAGATGCAAAAAGCGAATGATTGCATCTGAAAGCGACAAAAAAATATTAGGGATTTCAAGCGATGAACCAATTGAGATATTTGGCAAGATAGGTTGTCATATTTGTAACGAAGCTGGATATTCAGGTCGTATTGGTGTATATGAGATTATGCCAATTACCGAAAAAATTAGAGAATCCATAAATAATGAAGGAACAGCAGATGATATTAAAAGAATTGCGCTTGCTGAAGGTCTAAATACATTAAAGAGCAATGCAACTAGACTTGTATTAAATGGGACAACCACTGTAGAGGAAATGGTAAGAATTGCATACGGCAATGAATAA
- a CDS encoding O-methyltransferase, with the protein MSEITYEFIREYLQAIQKDEDQFIDHIRQEALTNGVPIIKNEVKQLIEVLLTIKKPKHILEVGTAVGYSSLIMSKYLDDGGTITTIERSKDMIDVANKYIKTAGKESIINILEGDAMSILPTLNQQFDFIFMDAAKGQYISFLPYCLKLLKVDGILVSDNVLQDGYVAKSRWSIPRRQRTIHGRMREYLWELNHNKLLKTVILPIADGATISCKIKEGDV; encoded by the coding sequence ATGAGTGAAATAACCTATGAATTTATTCGAGAATATTTGCAGGCTATACAAAAAGATGAGGATCAATTCATTGATCATATAAGACAAGAGGCATTAACAAATGGTGTACCAATCATTAAAAATGAAGTTAAGCAATTAATAGAGGTGTTACTCACAATAAAAAAACCCAAACATATATTAGAGGTTGGTACCGCAGTCGGCTATTCATCTCTGATTATGAGTAAATATCTTGATGACGGTGGAACCATAACAACAATTGAACGGTCAAAGGACATGATTGATGTTGCAAATAAATACATTAAAACGGCGGGTAAAGAATCTATAATCAATATTCTAGAGGGAGATGCGATGAGCATACTTCCAACGCTAAATCAACAATTTGATTTCATATTTATGGATGCAGCTAAAGGACAATATATTTCGTTTTTACCTTATTGCTTAAAGCTATTAAAGGTCGATGGAATATTGGTTTCTGACAATGTACTGCAGGACGGATATGTGGCAAAATCAAGGTGGAGTATACCAAGAAGGCAGAGGACTATTCATGGAAGAATGAGAGAATACCTATGGGAGCTCAACCATAATAAATTACTCAAAACAGTTATTTTACCAATAGCAGATGGCGCAACCATCAGTTGTAAAATTAAAGAAGGTGATGTCTAA
- a CDS encoding transcriptional repressor: MSTIKSESFKQMLKDKGFKITSQRESVLEVLKNNASQHMTAEEIYLKVKEQSPEIGLATVYRTIQLLHDLKLIDKLDLNDGFIRYEIGKWDAHKHHHHHLICEVCGKVIEAEDDLLDLIEETCSDKYQFKVTNHVVKFYGICSECSSSINEVL; this comes from the coding sequence ATGTCAACTATTAAGAGTGAATCATTTAAACAAATGTTGAAAGATAAAGGCTTTAAAATAACTTCTCAGCGAGAAAGTGTATTAGAGGTCTTGAAAAATAATGCTAGTCAGCATATGACTGCAGAAGAAATATATCTAAAAGTAAAAGAACAAAGCCCAGAAATTGGACTGGCTACTGTTTATAGAACGATACAGCTATTGCATGATCTTAAGCTAATTGACAAACTAGATCTAAACGATGGATTTATTCGCTATGAAATTGGAAAATGGGATGCACATAAGCATCATCATCACCATTTGATATGTGAAGTATGTGGTAAAGTAATTGAAGCTGAAGATGATTTGTTGGATCTCATTGAAGAGACCTGTAGTGATAAATATCAATTTAAAGTGACCAATCACGTTGTAAAGTTTTATGGAATATGTAGCGAATGTAGCTCATCAATAAATGAAGTGTTGTAA
- a CDS encoding endolytic transglycosylase MltG — MTKKYVSNMKKLGVKFIVLVVAIVAIFFGGRYAYKIGYEIMGNSPDSNGAIVNVDVTVPKGASTEDIAKILKEKELIGSVLYFRAMSRMAGNDGKFQVGTYSLNTGMDEEEIMNALLTNGEKREVVKFTIPEGYTIEQIANKLDSEGIVDSGEFMDAIGEEDFGYKFIKDIPDRNIRLQGYLFPNTYEVYKDATAADIISIMLKEFDRVFKEEYYTRATELGLTVDQVITIASIIEKEVKVDTERKTVAGVIYNRLDIDMKLEMCSTVIFALDKPKDFNKNKLLYADLETDSPYNTYMYTGLPVGPIANPGEASIIAALYPEEHEYLFFVLVNEETGEHQFNTSLDGHNAAKNQYKQEY, encoded by the coding sequence ATGACAAAAAAGTATGTTTCAAACATGAAGAAACTTGGCGTTAAGTTTATTGTTTTAGTAGTTGCTATAGTTGCTATATTTTTTGGTGGTAGATATGCATATAAAATAGGCTATGAAATAATGGGCAATTCGCCAGACTCAAATGGTGCAATTGTTAATGTTGATGTTACTGTGCCAAAAGGTGCTTCTACAGAAGATATTGCTAAGATATTAAAAGAAAAAGAATTGATTGGTAGTGTTCTGTATTTTAGAGCAATGTCAAGAATGGCTGGAAATGATGGTAAATTTCAAGTTGGAACTTATTCATTAAATACAGGCATGGATGAAGAAGAAATTATGAATGCACTTCTTACGAATGGTGAGAAAAGGGAAGTAGTAAAGTTTACAATTCCTGAAGGATACACAATAGAACAAATTGCTAATAAATTAGATTCAGAAGGTATTGTGGATTCAGGTGAATTTATGGATGCAATAGGTGAAGAAGACTTTGGTTACAAGTTCATTAAGGATATTCCTGATCGAAACATAAGATTACAAGGGTATTTGTTTCCAAATACTTATGAAGTATATAAGGATGCAACAGCAGCAGATATCATTAGTATTATGCTTAAAGAATTTGATCGTGTTTTTAAAGAAGAATACTATACTAGAGCAACTGAGCTTGGATTAACAGTTGATCAAGTCATTACAATAGCTTCTATTATAGAAAAAGAAGTTAAGGTAGACACTGAACGAAAAACTGTTGCAGGTGTAATATATAATCGATTAGATATTGATATGAAATTAGAAATGTGTTCAACAGTAATTTTTGCTTTGGATAAACCAAAGGACTTCAATAAAAATAAGCTGTTATATGCGGATTTAGAAACAGATTCGCCATATAACACTTACATGTATACGGGGTTACCAGTTGGGCCAATTGCAAATCCAGGAGAAGCATCCATTATAGCTGCTCTTTATCCGGAGGAGCATGAGTATTTGTTCTTTGTTTTGGTCAATGAAGAAACTGGAGAACATCAGTTTAATACTAGCTTAGATGGACATAATGCCGCAAAAAACCAATATAAACAAGAATATTAA